The following are encoded together in the Paludisphaera mucosa genome:
- the dapF gene encoding diaminopimelate epimerase, with the protein MKFTKMHGLGNDYVYVETFSQPAPPDPSSLARAVSDRHFGVGSDGLILIMPSSKADARMRMFNADGSEGEMCGNGVRCVAKYVHDHGLARRPRVTIETGRGVLTLDLTIEAGRTKLVRVDMGTPILDSKAIPTTLPGDPPIDVPIEIGGKDLRLTAVSMGNPHAVLFVDDVRAFPLEALGPLIERHPTFPKRVNFHAVQVISPNEVRMRTWERGSGVTLACGTGACAVCVAGVLTGRTGPRILAHLPGGDLELEWPAREASVLMTGPATEVFSGEWCGA; encoded by the coding sequence ATGAAATTCACCAAGATGCACGGACTCGGCAACGACTACGTCTACGTCGAGACCTTCTCTCAACCCGCCCCGCCCGACCCATCATCGCTCGCGCGTGCGGTCAGCGACCGTCATTTCGGCGTGGGCTCGGACGGCTTGATCCTGATCATGCCCAGCTCGAAAGCCGACGCCCGTATGAGGATGTTCAACGCCGACGGCTCCGAGGGCGAGATGTGCGGCAACGGCGTGCGCTGCGTCGCCAAGTACGTCCACGACCATGGCCTGGCGCGGAGGCCTCGCGTCACGATCGAGACCGGCCGGGGCGTCCTGACGCTCGACCTCACGATCGAGGCCGGCCGGACGAAGCTCGTACGAGTCGACATGGGGACGCCCATCCTCGATTCCAAAGCAATCCCGACCACCCTGCCGGGCGATCCCCCGATCGACGTGCCGATCGAGATCGGCGGCAAGGATCTCCGGCTCACGGCCGTCTCGATGGGGAATCCGCACGCCGTGCTGTTCGTCGACGACGTCCGGGCCTTCCCGCTCGAAGCTCTCGGCCCCCTGATCGAACGTCATCCGACGTTTCCCAAGAGGGTCAATTTCCACGCCGTCCAGGTGATTTCGCCGAACGAGGTCCGGATGCGGACCTGGGAGCGAGGCTCGGGCGTCACCCTGGCCTGCGGCACCGGCGCGTGCGCCGTGTGCGTGGCCGGCGTCCTGACCGGCCGGACGGGCCCCCGGATCCTCGCCCACCTGCCGGGAGGCGACCTCGAGTTGGAATGGCCCGCCCGCGAGGCCTCCGTCCTCATGACCGGTCCGGCGACCGAAGTCTTCTCCGGCGAGTGGTGCGGGGCCTGA
- the lon gene encoding endopeptidase La, translated as MHSRTKRVPSRKRSGTRQEASTTEGRSGSRPATTSDGIENPVPSRPNRLPLLPLRSDLVFPQTVVPLVINRPSGIRLMDEVLVGERLVGLASQLHPEIDDPGMNDLFPTICVGTVLKMLKFPDGSTRIVCQGQTRAKLVRVVQTEPYLIGEVEPLEEVEEEGVEIDALVHHINRLFQRMVDQSQQIPEELQVAAMNTREPGRLADLLASSLPFSIEERQIMLGEINVRLRLERLSQFLSRQLAVLELSTKIQEQVGSELSKAQRDHFLRQQLKAIQEELGEGDSENPEVAELWERIKTANPPEEVQREAERELERLVAMHPSSAEYSIVRTYLDWLALLPWDKASKDRLDLRRARKILDADHYDLEKIKERILEYLAVRKLKQDMKGPILCFAGPPGTGKTSLGKSIAKALGREFIRVSLGGVHDEAEIRGHRRTYVAAMPGRIVQGIRKAGTNNPVFMLDEVDKLGNDFRGDPSAALLEVLDPEQNSTFRDHYLDVDFDLSKVMFIATANVLDTIPSPLLDRMEVLNLPGYSEEEKTLIAQKYIIPKQLEAHGLVAADLDITDHAVRKVIADYTREAGLRNLEREVAAVCRKVARRRAEGKKKAVTIGPGQVADLLGPSRYFRELADRTGIPGVATGLAWTPTGGEILFIEATGMPGKGGLTLTGLLGDSMRESAQAAMSYLRSHAKLLALDIPKLSKTDVHIHVPAGAVPKDGPSAGVAIASALISLFRDRPIRKELAMTGEVTLTGRVLPVGGVRDKILAARRAGIRTILLPRHNEKDLVELPADVKADLTFRLVDTLDDVLPKLFDDLPAKAQPVKPSSGRVRTAGPKKSAASDEPKSKFPGQHPRRRP; from the coding sequence ATGCACTCACGCACGAAGAGAGTCCCTTCGAGGAAACGGTCGGGGACCAGGCAAGAGGCTTCGACCACGGAGGGGCGCAGCGGGTCGCGACCGGCGACGACCTCGGACGGCATCGAAAACCCTGTGCCATCGCGTCCCAACCGATTGCCTCTTTTGCCCTTACGTTCGGATCTGGTTTTCCCGCAGACGGTGGTCCCGCTGGTGATCAACCGGCCCAGCGGGATCCGGCTGATGGACGAGGTCCTGGTTGGCGAGCGGCTGGTCGGATTGGCCAGTCAGCTCCATCCCGAGATCGATGATCCGGGGATGAACGACCTCTTTCCGACGATCTGCGTGGGCACCGTCCTCAAGATGCTCAAGTTCCCGGACGGTTCCACCCGGATCGTCTGCCAGGGGCAGACGCGCGCCAAGTTGGTGAGGGTCGTCCAAACCGAGCCCTACTTGATCGGCGAGGTCGAGCCGCTGGAGGAGGTCGAAGAGGAAGGGGTCGAGATCGACGCCCTGGTGCATCATATCAACCGTCTTTTTCAGCGGATGGTGGACCAGAGCCAGCAGATCCCCGAGGAGTTGCAGGTCGCCGCCATGAACACCCGCGAGCCCGGCCGGCTCGCGGACCTTCTGGCCTCGAGCCTCCCCTTCTCGATCGAAGAACGGCAGATCATGCTGGGCGAGATCAACGTCCGGCTCCGCCTGGAGCGGCTCTCGCAGTTCCTCTCGCGTCAGCTCGCGGTGCTGGAGCTGTCGACCAAGATTCAGGAACAGGTCGGGTCGGAGCTGTCCAAGGCCCAGCGCGACCACTTCCTACGCCAGCAGTTGAAGGCCATCCAGGAAGAGCTGGGCGAGGGCGACTCCGAGAACCCCGAGGTCGCCGAGCTTTGGGAGCGGATCAAAACGGCCAACCCCCCCGAGGAGGTCCAGCGCGAGGCCGAACGCGAACTTGAGCGGCTGGTCGCGATGCACCCCAGCTCGGCCGAGTACTCGATCGTCCGGACCTATCTCGACTGGCTCGCGCTCCTGCCCTGGGACAAGGCCAGCAAGGATCGCCTCGACCTCCGCCGCGCCCGCAAGATCCTCGACGCCGACCACTACGACCTGGAGAAGATCAAGGAGCGGATCCTCGAATACCTCGCGGTCCGCAAGCTCAAGCAGGACATGAAGGGGCCGATCCTTTGCTTCGCCGGGCCGCCGGGGACCGGCAAGACGTCGCTGGGCAAGAGCATCGCCAAGGCCCTCGGCCGCGAGTTCATCCGCGTCAGCCTGGGAGGCGTGCACGACGAGGCCGAGATCCGGGGCCATCGCCGCACCTACGTCGCCGCCATGCCGGGACGGATTGTGCAGGGCATCCGCAAGGCCGGCACCAACAACCCCGTCTTCATGCTCGACGAGGTCGACAAGCTGGGCAACGACTTCCGCGGCGACCCCTCCGCCGCGCTTTTGGAGGTCCTCGACCCCGAGCAGAACAGCACCTTCCGGGACCACTACCTCGACGTCGACTTCGACCTGTCGAAGGTGATGTTCATCGCTACGGCCAACGTCCTGGATACGATCCCGTCGCCGCTGCTCGACCGGATGGAGGTGCTCAACCTCCCCGGCTACAGCGAAGAAGAGAAGACGCTGATCGCCCAGAAGTACATCATCCCCAAGCAGCTCGAGGCCCACGGCCTGGTCGCCGCGGATCTGGACATCACCGACCACGCGGTCCGCAAGGTCATCGCCGACTACACCCGGGAGGCCGGCCTGCGGAACCTGGAACGCGAGGTCGCCGCCGTCTGCCGCAAGGTCGCCCGCCGTCGCGCCGAGGGCAAGAAGAAGGCTGTGACGATCGGCCCGGGCCAGGTCGCCGACCTACTTGGGCCCTCGCGTTACTTCCGCGAGCTGGCCGACCGGACCGGAATTCCGGGAGTGGCCACCGGCCTGGCCTGGACCCCGACCGGGGGCGAGATCCTGTTCATCGAGGCCACAGGCATGCCCGGCAAGGGGGGCCTGACCCTTACCGGGCTGCTCGGCGACTCAATGCGCGAGAGCGCGCAAGCGGCGATGAGCTACCTCCGCAGCCACGCCAAACTGCTGGCGCTGGACATCCCCAAGCTGAGCAAGACCGACGTCCACATCCACGTCCCCGCCGGCGCGGTTCCGAAGGATGGGCCGTCGGCCGGCGTGGCGATCGCCTCGGCCCTGATCAGCCTCTTCCGCGATCGGCCGATCCGGAAGGAGCTGGCCATGACCGGCGAGGTCACGCTGACCGGCCGAGTGCTGCCCGTGGGGGGCGTCCGCGACAAGATCCTGGCCGCCCGCCGCGCTGGGATCCGCACGATCCTGCTCCCCCGGCACAACGAGAAGGACCTGGTCGAGCTGCCGGCCGACGTGAAGGCGGACCTGACTTTCCGGCTCGTCGACACGCTCGACGACGTCTTGCCCAAGCTCTTCGACGACCTACCGGCCAAGGCCCAGCCGGTCAAGCCGTCGTCGGGCCGCGTCCGCACTGCGGGGCCCAAGAAGTCGGCCGCGTCCGACGAGCCCAAGAGCAAGTTCCCCGGCCAGCACCCGCGTCGACGTCCCTGA
- a CDS encoding site-2 protease family protein has product MSTAAPPTSYDLNFRLLGVPVRVHPFFWLFSAMLGLSGNQDDLSLVALWVGCVFLSILVHEFGHALMGKRFGGSPSILLYSLGGLCYSGSERTPWQRLAVILAGPGAGFLLFLATLIAAGVVDRISPVENLAMVLRLMGLPHDPESYFGGRSKLGDGMPAQAYFMMVQINLYWTIINLLPIWPLDGGQATQVVLSQVDRRNGVRRSHIISFLTAGALAIFLGVRSGSLFITLFMGYFAYTNFQILQSMHEAKRFGYQQDDWWRK; this is encoded by the coding sequence ATGAGCACCGCCGCGCCCCCGACGTCTTACGACCTCAACTTCCGGCTGCTGGGCGTCCCCGTCCGCGTCCACCCCTTCTTCTGGCTCTTCAGCGCCATGCTCGGCCTGAGCGGCAACCAGGACGACCTGAGCCTGGTCGCCCTCTGGGTCGGCTGCGTCTTCCTCTCGATCCTCGTCCACGAGTTCGGCCACGCCTTGATGGGGAAACGCTTCGGAGGCTCGCCGTCGATCCTCCTCTACAGCCTCGGCGGCCTTTGCTATTCGGGATCGGAACGGACGCCTTGGCAGCGCCTGGCGGTCATCCTCGCCGGGCCGGGCGCCGGCTTCTTGCTCTTCCTCGCCACTCTCATCGCCGCCGGGGTCGTCGATCGCATTTCCCCGGTGGAAAATCTGGCCATGGTGCTCCGGCTGATGGGCCTGCCCCACGACCCCGAGTCCTACTTCGGCGGCAGATCGAAATTGGGCGACGGTATGCCTGCGCAGGCGTACTTCATGATGGTTCAGATCAACCTATACTGGACGATCATCAACCTGCTGCCGATCTGGCCGCTCGACGGCGGCCAGGCGACGCAGGTCGTCCTGTCCCAGGTGGATCGTCGTAACGGCGTGCGACGCAGCCACATCATTTCGTTCCTGACGGCGGGGGCGCTGGCGATCTTCCTGGGTGTGCGGAGCGGCAGCTTGTTCATCACCCTCTTCATGGGCTACTTCGCATACACCAACTTTCAAATCCTGCAATCCATGCATGAAGCGAAGCGATTCGGCTACCAGCAAGACGACTGGTGGAGAAAGTGA